The Punica granatum isolate Tunisia-2019 chromosome 4, ASM765513v2, whole genome shotgun sequence genome has a window encoding:
- the LOC116203008 gene encoding oxysterol-binding protein-related protein 1C isoform X1, which produces MHSFCCVSTVSGNTPTRFAMTSAAARSDQTVQFINHLHHHQNGIDDIQSDLNRLSLRSNASAADAPPAVVRMPSAREQPVVVDVKINNIVGNGISGMLYKWVNYGKGWRPRWFVLQDGVLSYYKIHGPDKIVVNQETEKGSKVIGEESMRRIHRPSNGHSQLQRKPCGEIHLKVSSIRESKSDDKRFSIFTGTKRLHLRADTREDRVTWMEALQAVKDMFPRMSNSELLAPVDSVALSTEKLKQRLREEGVTEAAIHDSEQIMRSEFTSLQKQLLLLKQKQWLLIDTLRHLETEKVDLENTVVDESQRQLTYQDASSGLRHEKFSAEASASESEDDNERGDAAEEETDDEENTFFDTRDFLSSGSFKSSGSDYRRSSISSEDEDIYMIDSEDDIDPSMKSVGMNFPYVKRRKKLPDPVEKEKGVSLWSMIKDNIGKDLTKVCLPVYFNEPLSSLQKCFEEMEYSYLIDRAYEWGKRGNSLMRILNVAAFAVSGYASTEGRMCKPFNPLLGETYEADYPDKGLRFFAEKVSHHPMIIACHCEGTGWKFWGDSNLKSKFWGRSIQLDPTGVLTLAFDDGEVFQWSKVTTSIYNLILGKLYCDHYGTMRIQGNGDYSCKLKFKEQSIIDRNPHQVHGIIQDKNGKTVATLFGKWDESMHYVKGDCSGKEKGLDSLSGAHLLWKRCRPPKFITRYNLSRFAMTLNELTPGLQEKLPPTDSRLRPDQRYLENGEYEMANSEKLRLEQRQRQARKMQERGWKPRWFTKDKGSDMYRYVNGYWEAREKGDWESCPDIFGQISADLPPEWNLGYIESVHPVFGQAGSLRRINDRLSPFETIDGPHVGYSHCLTRLCTFYRSLRI; this is translated from the exons ATGCATTCCTTCTGCTGCGTCTCCACCGTCTCCGGCAACACGCCCACTCGGTTCGCAATGACCTCCGCCGCGGCCAGATCCGATCAGACCGTCCAATTTATCAACCATCTGCATCATCACCAAAACGGCATCGACGACATCCAGAGCGATCTAAATAGGCTCAGCCTGCGGTCAAATGCCTCCGCGGCAGATGCGCCGCCGGCGGTCGTACGGATGCCGTCGGCCAGGGAGCAGCCGGTGGTGGTGGACGTGAAGATAAACAACATAGTAGGTAACGGGATCTCAGGTATGCTGTACAAGTGGGTGAACTACGGTAAGGGATGGAGACCGAGGTGGTTCGTGTTGCAGGACGGCGTCTTGTCGTATTACAAGATACACGGGCCTGATAAGATCGTGGTGAATCAGGAGACTGAGAAAGGATCTAAGGTCATCGGCGAGGAGTCTATGAGGAGGATCCACAGGCCTTCCAATGGCCACTCGCAGCTGCAGCGTAAACCTTGCGGTGAAATCCATCTCAAG GTTTCATCAATTCGTGAAAGCAAGTCTGATGACAAGAGATTCTCGATTTTTACGGGGACAAAGAGGCTGCATCTAAGGGCAGATACACGTGAAGATCGAGTGACATGGATGGAAGCATTGCAGGCAGTCAAGGACATGTTTCCTAGGATGTCCAATAGTGAGCTCTTGGCTCCTGTGGATAGTGTGGCTCTGTCAACTGAAAAGTTGAAGCAGCGACTTCGGGAAGAAGGTGTAACTGAGGCTGCCATCCATGATAGTGAGCAGATAATGAGGAGCGAGTTCACTTCGTTGCAGAAGCAGCTGTTGCTTCTTAAGCAGAAGCAGTGGCTACTCATTGACACTCTGCGCCACTTAGAG ACAGAAAAGGTTGATCTGGAGAATACTGTAGTTGATGAGAGCCAGAGGCAGTTGACTTACCAAGATGCTTCTTCTGGATTGAGGCATGAGAAATTCAGTG CAGAAGCAAGTGCAAGTGAATCTGAAGATGATAATGAAAGAGGTGATGCTGCTGAAGAAGAGACTGATGACGAAGAAAATACTTTCTTTGACACGCGTGACTTTTTGTCATCTGGTTCCTTCAAGAGTAGTGGGTCAGATTATCGGAGATCATCCATTTCTTCAGAAGACGAAGACATCTATATGATTGACTCCGAAGATGATATTGATCCTTCTATGAAATCTGTAGGGATGAATTTTCCATACGTGAAACGTCGAAAGAAGTTGCCTGATCCAGTCGAAAAGGAGAAGGGTGTTAGTCTCTGGTCGATGATAAAGGATAACATCGGGAAGGACCTTACTAAAGTCTGTCTTCCTGTTTATTTCAATGAGCCTCTTTCTTCTTTGCAGAAGTGTTTTGAGGAAATGGAATATTCATATCTGATCGACCGGGCATATGAATGGGGAAAGAGG GGTAATAGCTTGATGAGGATTCTTAATGTGGCCGCATTTGCTGTATCTGGTTACGCTTCAACAGAAGGGAGGATGTGCAAACCATTTAATCCATTATTAGGTGAAACATATGAAGCTGATTATCCAGATAAAGGTCTTCGTTTCTTTGCAGAGAAG GTCAGTCATCATCCTATGATTATTGCATGCCACTGTGAGGGCACTGGATGGAAATTCTGGGGAGACAGTAATTTGAAGAGCAAATTTTGGGGTCGGTCAATCCAGCTGGACCCTACTGGTGTTTTGACTTTAGCATTTGATGATGGAGAAGTTTTTCAGTGGAGCAAG GTTACAACGTCTATATACAACCTCATACTAGGAAAATTGTATTGTGATCATTATGGAACAATGCGCATACAAGGCAATGGTGATTATTCTTGCAAGCTGAAATTTAAGGAGCAGTCAATTATCGATCGGAATCCTCACCAG GTGCATGGTATTATTCAAGACAAGAACGGAAAGACGGTGGCGACATTATTTGGAAAATGGGATGAAAGTATGCATTATGTGAAAGGAGATTGCTCAGGTAAGGAGAAAGGATTGGATTCTTTATCTGGAGCCCACCTTCTCTGGAAGCGGTGCAGACCTCCCAAATTTATCACACGTTACAACTTATCACGCTTTGCCATGACACTCAATGAGCTAACCCCTGGACTTCAG GAGAAGCTACCGCCGACTGATTCGAGGCTCAGACCTGATCAGAGATACTTGGAGAACGGGGAGTATGAAATGGCTAACTCAGAGAAGCTACGACTTGAACAGCGTCAGCGGCAG GCTCGGAAGATGCAAGAGAGGGGTTGGAAGCCTCGTTGGTTCACCAAGGATAAGGGAAGCGACATGTACCGGTATGTCAATGGCTATTGGGAGGCAAGAGAAAAGGGTGACTGGGAATCATGCCCTGATATATTCGGTCAAATTTCGGCAGACCTGCCACCTGA ATGGAATCTAGGCTATATTGAAAGCGTCCATCCCGTTTTCGGACAAGCAGGAAGTCTCCGTCGAATTAATGACCGACTTTCTCCCTTCGAGACAATCGATGGGCCCCACGTCGGATACAGTCACTGCTTAACACGTTTGTGCACATTTTACCGATCGTTGCGCATTTAA
- the LOC116203008 gene encoding oxysterol-binding protein-related protein 1C isoform X7, with the protein MRRIHRPSNGHSQLQRKPCGEIHLKVSSIRESKSDDKRFSIFTGTKRLHLRADTREDRVTWMEALQAVKDMFPRMSNSELLAPVDSVALSTEKLKQRLREEGVTEAAIHDSEQIMRSEFTSLQKQLLLLKQKQWLLIDTLRHLETEKVDLENTVVDESQRQLTYQDASSGLRHEKFSAEASASESEDDNERGDAAEEETDDEENTFFDTRDFLSSGSFKSSGSDYRRSSISSEDEDIYMIDSEDDIDPSMKSVGMNFPYVKRRKKLPDPVEKEKGVSLWSMIKDNIGKDLTKVCLPVYFNEPLSSLQKCFEEMEYSYLIDRAYEWGKRGNSLMRILNVAAFAVSGYASTEGRMCKPFNPLLGETYEADYPDKGLRFFAEKVSHHPMIIACHCEGTGWKFWGDSNLKSKFWGRSIQLDPTGVLTLAFDDGEVFQWSKVTTSIYNLILGKLYCDHYGTMRIQGNGDYSCKLKFKEQSIIDRNPHQVHGIIQDKNGKTVATLFGKWDESMHYVKGDCSGKEKGLDSLSGAHLLWKRCRPPKFITRYNLSRFAMTLNELTPGLQEKLPPTDSRLRPDQRYLENGEYEMANSEKLRLEQRQRQARKMQERGWKPRWFTKDKGSDMYRYVNGYWEAREKGDWESCPDIFGQISADLPPEWNLGYIESVHPVFGQAGSLRRINDRLSPFETIDGPHVGYSHCLTRLCTFYRSLRI; encoded by the exons ATGAGGAGGATCCACAGGCCTTCCAATGGCCACTCGCAGCTGCAGCGTAAACCTTGCGGTGAAATCCATCTCAAG GTTTCATCAATTCGTGAAAGCAAGTCTGATGACAAGAGATTCTCGATTTTTACGGGGACAAAGAGGCTGCATCTAAGGGCAGATACACGTGAAGATCGAGTGACATGGATGGAAGCATTGCAGGCAGTCAAGGACATGTTTCCTAGGATGTCCAATAGTGAGCTCTTGGCTCCTGTGGATAGTGTGGCTCTGTCAACTGAAAAGTTGAAGCAGCGACTTCGGGAAGAAGGTGTAACTGAGGCTGCCATCCATGATAGTGAGCAGATAATGAGGAGCGAGTTCACTTCGTTGCAGAAGCAGCTGTTGCTTCTTAAGCAGAAGCAGTGGCTACTCATTGACACTCTGCGCCACTTAGAG ACAGAAAAGGTTGATCTGGAGAATACTGTAGTTGATGAGAGCCAGAGGCAGTTGACTTACCAAGATGCTTCTTCTGGATTGAGGCATGAGAAATTCAGTG CAGAAGCAAGTGCAAGTGAATCTGAAGATGATAATGAAAGAGGTGATGCTGCTGAAGAAGAGACTGATGACGAAGAAAATACTTTCTTTGACACGCGTGACTTTTTGTCATCTGGTTCCTTCAAGAGTAGTGGGTCAGATTATCGGAGATCATCCATTTCTTCAGAAGACGAAGACATCTATATGATTGACTCCGAAGATGATATTGATCCTTCTATGAAATCTGTAGGGATGAATTTTCCATACGTGAAACGTCGAAAGAAGTTGCCTGATCCAGTCGAAAAGGAGAAGGGTGTTAGTCTCTGGTCGATGATAAAGGATAACATCGGGAAGGACCTTACTAAAGTCTGTCTTCCTGTTTATTTCAATGAGCCTCTTTCTTCTTTGCAGAAGTGTTTTGAGGAAATGGAATATTCATATCTGATCGACCGGGCATATGAATGGGGAAAGAGG GGTAATAGCTTGATGAGGATTCTTAATGTGGCCGCATTTGCTGTATCTGGTTACGCTTCAACAGAAGGGAGGATGTGCAAACCATTTAATCCATTATTAGGTGAAACATATGAAGCTGATTATCCAGATAAAGGTCTTCGTTTCTTTGCAGAGAAG GTCAGTCATCATCCTATGATTATTGCATGCCACTGTGAGGGCACTGGATGGAAATTCTGGGGAGACAGTAATTTGAAGAGCAAATTTTGGGGTCGGTCAATCCAGCTGGACCCTACTGGTGTTTTGACTTTAGCATTTGATGATGGAGAAGTTTTTCAGTGGAGCAAG GTTACAACGTCTATATACAACCTCATACTAGGAAAATTGTATTGTGATCATTATGGAACAATGCGCATACAAGGCAATGGTGATTATTCTTGCAAGCTGAAATTTAAGGAGCAGTCAATTATCGATCGGAATCCTCACCAG GTGCATGGTATTATTCAAGACAAGAACGGAAAGACGGTGGCGACATTATTTGGAAAATGGGATGAAAGTATGCATTATGTGAAAGGAGATTGCTCAGGTAAGGAGAAAGGATTGGATTCTTTATCTGGAGCCCACCTTCTCTGGAAGCGGTGCAGACCTCCCAAATTTATCACACGTTACAACTTATCACGCTTTGCCATGACACTCAATGAGCTAACCCCTGGACTTCAG GAGAAGCTACCGCCGACTGATTCGAGGCTCAGACCTGATCAGAGATACTTGGAGAACGGGGAGTATGAAATGGCTAACTCAGAGAAGCTACGACTTGAACAGCGTCAGCGGCAG GCTCGGAAGATGCAAGAGAGGGGTTGGAAGCCTCGTTGGTTCACCAAGGATAAGGGAAGCGACATGTACCGGTATGTCAATGGCTATTGGGAGGCAAGAGAAAAGGGTGACTGGGAATCATGCCCTGATATATTCGGTCAAATTTCGGCAGACCTGCCACCTGA ATGGAATCTAGGCTATATTGAAAGCGTCCATCCCGTTTTCGGACAAGCAGGAAGTCTCCGTCGAATTAATGACCGACTTTCTCCCTTCGAGACAATCGATGGGCCCCACGTCGGATACAGTCACTGCTTAACACGTTTGTGCACATTTTACCGATCGTTGCGCATTTAA
- the LOC116203008 gene encoding oxysterol-binding protein-related protein 1C isoform X2, whose amino-acid sequence MHSFCCVSTVSGNTPTRFAMTSAAARSDQTVQFINHLHHHQNGIDDIQSDLNRLSLRSNASAADAPPAVVRMPSAREQPVVVDVKINNIVGNGISGMLYKWVNYGKGWRPRWFVLQDGVLSYYKIHGPDKIVVNQETEKGSKVIGEESMRRIHRPSNGHSQLQRKPCGEIHLKVSSIRESKSDDKRFSIFTGTKRLHLRADTREDRVTWMEALQAVKDMFPRMSNSELLAPVDSVALSTEKLKQRLREEGVTEAAIHDSEQIMRSEFTSLQKQLLLLKQKQWLLIDTLRHLETEKVDLENTVVDESQRQLTYQDASSGLRHEKFSEASASESEDDNERGDAAEEETDDEENTFFDTRDFLSSGSFKSSGSDYRRSSISSEDEDIYMIDSEDDIDPSMKSVGMNFPYVKRRKKLPDPVEKEKGVSLWSMIKDNIGKDLTKVCLPVYFNEPLSSLQKCFEEMEYSYLIDRAYEWGKRGNSLMRILNVAAFAVSGYASTEGRMCKPFNPLLGETYEADYPDKGLRFFAEKVSHHPMIIACHCEGTGWKFWGDSNLKSKFWGRSIQLDPTGVLTLAFDDGEVFQWSKVTTSIYNLILGKLYCDHYGTMRIQGNGDYSCKLKFKEQSIIDRNPHQVHGIIQDKNGKTVATLFGKWDESMHYVKGDCSGKEKGLDSLSGAHLLWKRCRPPKFITRYNLSRFAMTLNELTPGLQEKLPPTDSRLRPDQRYLENGEYEMANSEKLRLEQRQRQARKMQERGWKPRWFTKDKGSDMYRYVNGYWEAREKGDWESCPDIFGQISADLPPEWNLGYIESVHPVFGQAGSLRRINDRLSPFETIDGPHVGYSHCLTRLCTFYRSLRI is encoded by the exons ATGCATTCCTTCTGCTGCGTCTCCACCGTCTCCGGCAACACGCCCACTCGGTTCGCAATGACCTCCGCCGCGGCCAGATCCGATCAGACCGTCCAATTTATCAACCATCTGCATCATCACCAAAACGGCATCGACGACATCCAGAGCGATCTAAATAGGCTCAGCCTGCGGTCAAATGCCTCCGCGGCAGATGCGCCGCCGGCGGTCGTACGGATGCCGTCGGCCAGGGAGCAGCCGGTGGTGGTGGACGTGAAGATAAACAACATAGTAGGTAACGGGATCTCAGGTATGCTGTACAAGTGGGTGAACTACGGTAAGGGATGGAGACCGAGGTGGTTCGTGTTGCAGGACGGCGTCTTGTCGTATTACAAGATACACGGGCCTGATAAGATCGTGGTGAATCAGGAGACTGAGAAAGGATCTAAGGTCATCGGCGAGGAGTCTATGAGGAGGATCCACAGGCCTTCCAATGGCCACTCGCAGCTGCAGCGTAAACCTTGCGGTGAAATCCATCTCAAG GTTTCATCAATTCGTGAAAGCAAGTCTGATGACAAGAGATTCTCGATTTTTACGGGGACAAAGAGGCTGCATCTAAGGGCAGATACACGTGAAGATCGAGTGACATGGATGGAAGCATTGCAGGCAGTCAAGGACATGTTTCCTAGGATGTCCAATAGTGAGCTCTTGGCTCCTGTGGATAGTGTGGCTCTGTCAACTGAAAAGTTGAAGCAGCGACTTCGGGAAGAAGGTGTAACTGAGGCTGCCATCCATGATAGTGAGCAGATAATGAGGAGCGAGTTCACTTCGTTGCAGAAGCAGCTGTTGCTTCTTAAGCAGAAGCAGTGGCTACTCATTGACACTCTGCGCCACTTAGAG ACAGAAAAGGTTGATCTGGAGAATACTGTAGTTGATGAGAGCCAGAGGCAGTTGACTTACCAAGATGCTTCTTCTGGATTGAGGCATGAGAAATTCAGTG AAGCAAGTGCAAGTGAATCTGAAGATGATAATGAAAGAGGTGATGCTGCTGAAGAAGAGACTGATGACGAAGAAAATACTTTCTTTGACACGCGTGACTTTTTGTCATCTGGTTCCTTCAAGAGTAGTGGGTCAGATTATCGGAGATCATCCATTTCTTCAGAAGACGAAGACATCTATATGATTGACTCCGAAGATGATATTGATCCTTCTATGAAATCTGTAGGGATGAATTTTCCATACGTGAAACGTCGAAAGAAGTTGCCTGATCCAGTCGAAAAGGAGAAGGGTGTTAGTCTCTGGTCGATGATAAAGGATAACATCGGGAAGGACCTTACTAAAGTCTGTCTTCCTGTTTATTTCAATGAGCCTCTTTCTTCTTTGCAGAAGTGTTTTGAGGAAATGGAATATTCATATCTGATCGACCGGGCATATGAATGGGGAAAGAGG GGTAATAGCTTGATGAGGATTCTTAATGTGGCCGCATTTGCTGTATCTGGTTACGCTTCAACAGAAGGGAGGATGTGCAAACCATTTAATCCATTATTAGGTGAAACATATGAAGCTGATTATCCAGATAAAGGTCTTCGTTTCTTTGCAGAGAAG GTCAGTCATCATCCTATGATTATTGCATGCCACTGTGAGGGCACTGGATGGAAATTCTGGGGAGACAGTAATTTGAAGAGCAAATTTTGGGGTCGGTCAATCCAGCTGGACCCTACTGGTGTTTTGACTTTAGCATTTGATGATGGAGAAGTTTTTCAGTGGAGCAAG GTTACAACGTCTATATACAACCTCATACTAGGAAAATTGTATTGTGATCATTATGGAACAATGCGCATACAAGGCAATGGTGATTATTCTTGCAAGCTGAAATTTAAGGAGCAGTCAATTATCGATCGGAATCCTCACCAG GTGCATGGTATTATTCAAGACAAGAACGGAAAGACGGTGGCGACATTATTTGGAAAATGGGATGAAAGTATGCATTATGTGAAAGGAGATTGCTCAGGTAAGGAGAAAGGATTGGATTCTTTATCTGGAGCCCACCTTCTCTGGAAGCGGTGCAGACCTCCCAAATTTATCACACGTTACAACTTATCACGCTTTGCCATGACACTCAATGAGCTAACCCCTGGACTTCAG GAGAAGCTACCGCCGACTGATTCGAGGCTCAGACCTGATCAGAGATACTTGGAGAACGGGGAGTATGAAATGGCTAACTCAGAGAAGCTACGACTTGAACAGCGTCAGCGGCAG GCTCGGAAGATGCAAGAGAGGGGTTGGAAGCCTCGTTGGTTCACCAAGGATAAGGGAAGCGACATGTACCGGTATGTCAATGGCTATTGGGAGGCAAGAGAAAAGGGTGACTGGGAATCATGCCCTGATATATTCGGTCAAATTTCGGCAGACCTGCCACCTGA ATGGAATCTAGGCTATATTGAAAGCGTCCATCCCGTTTTCGGACAAGCAGGAAGTCTCCGTCGAATTAATGACCGACTTTCTCCCTTCGAGACAATCGATGGGCCCCACGTCGGATACAGTCACTGCTTAACACGTTTGTGCACATTTTACCGATCGTTGCGCATTTAA
- the LOC116203008 gene encoding oxysterol-binding protein-related protein 1C isoform X4, with amino-acid sequence MHSFCCVSTVSGNTPTRFAMTSAAARSDQTVQFINHLHHHQNGIDDIQSDLNRLSLRSNASAADAPPAVVRMPSAREQPVVVDVKINNIVGNGISGMLYKWVNYGKGWRPRWFVLQDGVLSYYKIHGPDKIVVNQETEKGSKVIGEESMRRIHRPSNGHSQLQRKPCGEIHLKVSSIRESKSDDKRFSIFTGTKRLHLRADTREDRVTWMEALQAVKDMFPRMSNSELLAPVDSVALSTEKLKQRLREEGVTEAAIHDSEQIMRSEFTSLQKQLLLLKQKQWLLIDTLRHLETEKVDLENTVVDESQRQLTYQDASSGLRHEKFSAEASASESEDDNERGDAAEEETDDEENTFFDTRDFLSSGSFKSSGSDYRRSSISSEDEDIYMIDSEDDIDPSMKSVGMNFPYVKRRKKLPDPVEKEKGVSLWSMIKDNIGKDLTKVCLPVYFNEPLSSLQKCFEEMEYSYLIDRAYEWGKRGNSLMRILNVAAFAVSGYASTEGRMCKPFNPLLGETYEADYPDKGLRFFAEKVSHHPMIIACHCEGTGWKFWGDSNLKSKFWGRSIQLDPTGVLTLAFDDGEVFQWSKVTTSIYNLILGKLYCDHYGTMRIQGNGDYSCKLKFKEQSIIDRNPHQVHGIIQDKNGKTVATLFGKWDESMHYVKGDCSGKEKGLDSLSGAHLLWKRCRPPKFITRYNLSRFAMTLNELTPGLQEKLPPTDSRLRPDQRYLENGEYEMANSEKLRLEQRQRQARKMQERGWKPRWFTKDKGSDMYRYVNGYWEAREKGDWESCPDIFGQISADLPPERQ; translated from the exons ATGCATTCCTTCTGCTGCGTCTCCACCGTCTCCGGCAACACGCCCACTCGGTTCGCAATGACCTCCGCCGCGGCCAGATCCGATCAGACCGTCCAATTTATCAACCATCTGCATCATCACCAAAACGGCATCGACGACATCCAGAGCGATCTAAATAGGCTCAGCCTGCGGTCAAATGCCTCCGCGGCAGATGCGCCGCCGGCGGTCGTACGGATGCCGTCGGCCAGGGAGCAGCCGGTGGTGGTGGACGTGAAGATAAACAACATAGTAGGTAACGGGATCTCAGGTATGCTGTACAAGTGGGTGAACTACGGTAAGGGATGGAGACCGAGGTGGTTCGTGTTGCAGGACGGCGTCTTGTCGTATTACAAGATACACGGGCCTGATAAGATCGTGGTGAATCAGGAGACTGAGAAAGGATCTAAGGTCATCGGCGAGGAGTCTATGAGGAGGATCCACAGGCCTTCCAATGGCCACTCGCAGCTGCAGCGTAAACCTTGCGGTGAAATCCATCTCAAG GTTTCATCAATTCGTGAAAGCAAGTCTGATGACAAGAGATTCTCGATTTTTACGGGGACAAAGAGGCTGCATCTAAGGGCAGATACACGTGAAGATCGAGTGACATGGATGGAAGCATTGCAGGCAGTCAAGGACATGTTTCCTAGGATGTCCAATAGTGAGCTCTTGGCTCCTGTGGATAGTGTGGCTCTGTCAACTGAAAAGTTGAAGCAGCGACTTCGGGAAGAAGGTGTAACTGAGGCTGCCATCCATGATAGTGAGCAGATAATGAGGAGCGAGTTCACTTCGTTGCAGAAGCAGCTGTTGCTTCTTAAGCAGAAGCAGTGGCTACTCATTGACACTCTGCGCCACTTAGAG ACAGAAAAGGTTGATCTGGAGAATACTGTAGTTGATGAGAGCCAGAGGCAGTTGACTTACCAAGATGCTTCTTCTGGATTGAGGCATGAGAAATTCAGTG CAGAAGCAAGTGCAAGTGAATCTGAAGATGATAATGAAAGAGGTGATGCTGCTGAAGAAGAGACTGATGACGAAGAAAATACTTTCTTTGACACGCGTGACTTTTTGTCATCTGGTTCCTTCAAGAGTAGTGGGTCAGATTATCGGAGATCATCCATTTCTTCAGAAGACGAAGACATCTATATGATTGACTCCGAAGATGATATTGATCCTTCTATGAAATCTGTAGGGATGAATTTTCCATACGTGAAACGTCGAAAGAAGTTGCCTGATCCAGTCGAAAAGGAGAAGGGTGTTAGTCTCTGGTCGATGATAAAGGATAACATCGGGAAGGACCTTACTAAAGTCTGTCTTCCTGTTTATTTCAATGAGCCTCTTTCTTCTTTGCAGAAGTGTTTTGAGGAAATGGAATATTCATATCTGATCGACCGGGCATATGAATGGGGAAAGAGG GGTAATAGCTTGATGAGGATTCTTAATGTGGCCGCATTTGCTGTATCTGGTTACGCTTCAACAGAAGGGAGGATGTGCAAACCATTTAATCCATTATTAGGTGAAACATATGAAGCTGATTATCCAGATAAAGGTCTTCGTTTCTTTGCAGAGAAG GTCAGTCATCATCCTATGATTATTGCATGCCACTGTGAGGGCACTGGATGGAAATTCTGGGGAGACAGTAATTTGAAGAGCAAATTTTGGGGTCGGTCAATCCAGCTGGACCCTACTGGTGTTTTGACTTTAGCATTTGATGATGGAGAAGTTTTTCAGTGGAGCAAG GTTACAACGTCTATATACAACCTCATACTAGGAAAATTGTATTGTGATCATTATGGAACAATGCGCATACAAGGCAATGGTGATTATTCTTGCAAGCTGAAATTTAAGGAGCAGTCAATTATCGATCGGAATCCTCACCAG GTGCATGGTATTATTCAAGACAAGAACGGAAAGACGGTGGCGACATTATTTGGAAAATGGGATGAAAGTATGCATTATGTGAAAGGAGATTGCTCAGGTAAGGAGAAAGGATTGGATTCTTTATCTGGAGCCCACCTTCTCTGGAAGCGGTGCAGACCTCCCAAATTTATCACACGTTACAACTTATCACGCTTTGCCATGACACTCAATGAGCTAACCCCTGGACTTCAG GAGAAGCTACCGCCGACTGATTCGAGGCTCAGACCTGATCAGAGATACTTGGAGAACGGGGAGTATGAAATGGCTAACTCAGAGAAGCTACGACTTGAACAGCGTCAGCGGCAG GCTCGGAAGATGCAAGAGAGGGGTTGGAAGCCTCGTTGGTTCACCAAGGATAAGGGAAGCGACATGTACCGGTATGTCAATGGCTATTGGGAGGCAAGAGAAAAGGGTGACTGGGAATCATGCCCTGATATATTCGGTCAAATTTCGGCAGACCTGCCACCTGA GAGGCAATAG